In the Podospora bellae-mahoneyi strain CBS 112042 chromosome 4, whole genome shotgun sequence genome, one interval contains:
- a CDS encoding hypothetical protein (EggNog:ENOG503P05H; COG:E) — protein sequence MSTFTALNGGSPRPAEAVNGTVDAERGPGQSAPADPRPAAAESSTTSQRHDRFPFPGQSSLSSASGQEGSHKRKRSNSESPTRERQPTPASRRERSERTDQAEATERAGRSERRDRPELYGAQRVRSETRDGYSTPRRESYRGYGDERRDERREDADHWHSREAREERNSSYEGPYSAGPVSAVSDDQPGDRHRRATSQGDSADYGDQSPDGDDRGMYSGQYTPEQRRDGVIQSDPKKRKRNFSNRTKTGCLTCRKRKKKCDETKPECNNCIRGGFVCAGYPPQRGTWQKPEAKPAQVTIESKDPNYVPPGAYGMPQQPPYPREPLPGPPSKRDSIAYNRVQPTLRITPPQGRPLQSDDDRLTASTLPSSVLSPDNKLSALSSAYTSSASAMFPTPISAVTNSALSDRAPKEYQRVPPLHDLTRTDPEQQQQQQQQQQSQQSQPPPSASAPPPPPPPPPQSTTVAHPPYSFHTGRTATPPTAQVAPPAPPLSSSVGGSSGGPQATAQLALSHTQFPSDRPRREKEEMLNGRQYYPFDKELVLERERCNAACWRFNNSTNPNIGVSPAERARLFRDILHPREGVHLSPTLMSPVTHTGRVGDNTAVEAPFNCDYGYNIQIGNNVSIGRNCLINDVCEVRIGSNVIISPNVCIYTGTCSTDPRRRAGNSGTQYGKPVVIEDDVWIAANVVILPGVRIGRGSTVGAGSVVTRDVATYSIYMGLKAGHRRGIAFV from the exons ATGTCGACATTTACAGCCCTCAATGGGGGCTCACCAAGACCTGCCGAGGCCGTGAACGGGACGGTCGACGCGGAACGAGGGCCCGGCCAATCGGCACCCGCAGATCCCAGGCCTGCCGCCGCTGAgagctccaccaccagccaaagGCACGACAGGTTCCCTTTTCCAGGGCAATCGTCTCTCTCGTCGGCATCAGGACAGGAGGGATCGCACAAGAGGAAGCGCTCAAACTCGGAGTCTCCAACCAGGGAACGCCAGCCGACTCCTGCCTCGAGAAGGGAGAGGTCCGAACGGACAGACCAGGCAGAAGCCACCGAGCGGGCCGGCAGATCAGAACGGAGAGATCGTCCTGAGCTGTATGGCGCTCAACGGGTCCGTTCGGAAACTCGCGACGGTTATAGCACCCCGCGGAGGGAGAGCTACCGGGGTTATGGCGACGAGAGAAGGGACGAGAGACGGGAGGATGCCGATCACTGGCATTCACGAGAGGCGAGAGAAGAGCGCAACTCCAGCTACGAGGGCCCTTACTCGGCAGGACCCGTATCGGCCGTCTCTGACGATCAACCTGGCGATAGGCACCGGAGAGCCACGAGCCAGGGAGACAGCGCCGACTATGGGGATCAGAGCCCGGACGGAGACGACCGAGGTATGTACTCGGGCCAGTACACGCCGGAGCAGCGCAGAGATGGGGTCATCCAGTCAGATCCCAAGAAGCGGAAGCGCAATTTCAGCAACCGCACCAAAACAGGCTGTCTGACCTGCAGGAAGCGCAAAAAGAAATGCGATGAGACCAAACCAGAAT GTAACAACTGTATCCGCGGCGGGTTTGTTTGTGCGGGATATCCCCCGCAGAGGGGAACATGGCAGAAGCCCGAGGCCAAACCGGCCCAAGTCACCATTGAATCGAAGGACCCCAACTACGTCCCACCAGGTGCCTACGGGATgcctcagcaaccaccaTACCCCCGGGAGCCGCTTCCGGGTCCGCCGTCCAAACGCGACTCGATTGCTTATAACCGCGTCCAGCCCACGCTCCGGATCACCCCCCCTCAGGGTCGCCCATTACAGTCTGACGACGATAGACTAACCGCATCGACACTTCCGAGCTCCGTGCTGAGCCCTGACAACAAGCTGTCTGCTCTTTCTTCTGCCTACACTTCATCAGCCTCAGCCATGTTTCCCACGCCCATCAGCGCCGTCACCAACTCGGCCCTGTCTGACCGGGCACCCAAGGAATACCAGAGGGTGCCGCCCCTGCATGACCTCACTAGGACCGACcccgagcagcagcagcagcaacagcagcagcaacagtctCAGCAGTCGCAGCCTCCGCCATCTGCATcagcgcctcctccgccgcctccccctccgccacaaAGCACCACTGTTGCTCACCCTCCTTATAGTTTCCACACAGGCAGAACGGCCACCCCGCCCACAGCCCAGGTCGCCCCTCCAGCCCCGCCGCTATCGTCGTCTGTgggtggcagcagcggcgggcCACAAGCCACCGCTCAGCTGGCCCTATCCCACACGCAATTTCCCTCTGACCGTCCCCGTCGCGAAAAGGAAGAGATGCTCAACGGCCGACAATACTACCCCTTTGACAAGGAGCTCGTCCTCGAGCGCGAGCGCTGCAACGCGGCCTGCTGGCGCTTCAACAACTcgaccaaccccaacattGGCGTCTCCCCAGCCGAGCGCGCCCGCCTGTTCAGAGACATTCTCCATCCTCGCGAAGGCGTGCACCTCTCGCCCACTCTCATGTCCCCCGTCACGCACACGGGTCGGGTGGGCGACAACACAGCTGTCGAGGCGCCCTTCAACTGCGACTATGGGTACAACATTCAGATTGGAAACAATGTCTCGATTGGCAGAAACTGTCTGATCAACGACGTCTGCGAGGTCCGGATCGGGAGCAATGTCATTATCAGCCCGAATGTGTGTATTTACACGGGGACGTGCAGCACCGATCCGCGGAGGCGGGCGGGCAACAGCGGGACGCAGTATGGGAAGCCGGTGGTGATTGAGGATGACGTGTGGATTGCGGCGAATGTGGTGATTTTGCCTGGGGtgaggattgggagggggagcacggtgggggcggggagtgTGGTTACTAGG GACGTGGCGACGTATAGCATTTACATGGGGTTGAAGGCTGGGCATAGGAGGGGGATTGCTTTTGTCTGA